The DNA region TGGCAGACCAAGGGGGCAGGGGCGATTTCGTTGCCAGCCTATTGCGCGACCGCTGGTTGATCGCCGCTAGTTATGGGGTGAGCGGCAAGGGTCGGTAACATAAGCCCCTTTCCGGCACCCCATGCGGGACCATCCCGATCTATGTCCATAAGATCGGCCGCCTATTCAAATCCGCTCAAGGCGTGATTGGTGGTGGCTGCAACGAATAATGCGCGTGCACCAGCCGCCAATCGCCTTTGCCAGATCGGATATAGACCTGACTTTCGCGCCCACCGCGCGTGTGGAGTTCCTTGCCGCTCGTCATCACCCCATCAAAATCCCAGGTAAATTCTGCGACCGCAGTGTTGCCGAAAACCTGTATCGCGGGCGCGACGACCAAACGCAGATCGCGTTTTGTGAATTTGTCGCGAAAAAACGCATGGACCGCGCCGTTGATCGCGGGCCAGCCTTTATGGATACCCGTGGTGTTGATGAAGGTGATATCGCCGCTGTCGGCCCATATCATTTTGGCTGCATCGACATCGCCATCGTTGATCGAAGCGACATAGCGATCGATCTGTCGTGCAACCGCCGCCTGCGCCTTGGACATGGGCGCCGACGCATTGACCGCCGGTGCCTGCGCTATGGCCTGAGCGGGAAGCGCGGCGGCGAGGCAGGACACAGCCATCATCATCTTCAAACCAACAGTCATTACGGCACCCCATCCCTAGCGCAAAGCACGACGGCAAACCTTATGGCCCGCCTTCGATGTGGAACCTAGGTGACGGAATTCTTGGACTGTCAGGTTTTTCTCTACAGATCGCCCATCCATCAAATGAGCCGCCGGAAACCATCGTCAATCCCGTCCGCGCCGCTTTGGCCTTGCCTCCGCTATCCCACGCGCTTGCTCGCAAAAGGGCGACAGGAAATCATAGACCTGCCCGGTCAGTTGATCCACCGCCAGCGAATATAACACATATTGCCCGCGCTTCTGCTCACGCACCACACCGGCCGCTTTCAGCACCGCCAGATGCTTAGAAATGGACGGCATCGCCATCTCGAAATTGTCGGCGATCTCGCCCACCGTCATCGGTTCTTCCGCCAGATGGCGCAGGATGCGGCGGCGTGGTTCGGACGCCAGAGCTTTGAACAATTGGTCCATGCAAATTTAGCTAAATAGGAAAATGGCTAAGCGCAAGGTTTGTTTTGGCTTCCACGCAAAAGGCGGTTTTACTGACGTTTGCTTGGTTGACACTCCCCCCAACCCTTTCTAGAGGGGCGTCGCCTTGACGGGTGCAGCCGCAAGCGCCATGCCGACGCCATGGGTTGATACAGCCCGATGGAGACGATGCATGGCAGCGGAGACACCCGGACAGGACCCGGCGGGCGAGGACTTGCGGATCGCTTCTCTTGAGGAGCGGATCGCGAAGGCAGAGCATGTCGAAAAGGTCAGGCAGGGAGCCAAGGGGCAAGCGGCGGACGATGGTTCGCGGTTGGGCAACCGGGTTCTTGCGGAACTGATCGGCGGTCTTGTCGGCGGTGCGTTGATCGGCTGGGTTCTTGACCGGCTGTTCGGCACAACGCCCTGGCTCCTGCTGGTCTTCCTCGGTCTTGGGATCGTGGCGGCGTTCAGGAACATCATCAGATTGACGACGACGAAGCGTCCCGACCAATAAGGTCGCTTTCGTCCTAGTCCGATTACAGGCGTTACAGGGGTCAACGTGGCAGAATCCGGCAAAATCGATCCGATGCATCAATTTGCTATCGAACCTTTGTTCGGTACGGATCACCTGTCGATCGGCGGCTTCAACATCGCCTTCACCAACAGCGCGCTCTATATGGTGCTGGCTGCTGTGGTGCTGTGGATCTTCGTCATCGGCGGCATGAAGCGCGAACTAGTGCCGGGTCGCTGGCAGATGGCGGTCGAATATTTCACCGGCTTCATCAAGAATTTGCTGATCTCCAACGTGGGTGAGGGCGGCAAGAAATATATTCCTTACGTCTTCTCGCTCTTCATGTTCATCCTGCTGGCGAACCTGCTGGGTCTGCTGCCGCTGGGTCTGGTCGGGCTCCACCCCTTCACCTTCACCAGCCACTTCACCGCGACCGGCGTGCTCGCCATCATGAGCTTCTCGATCGTGCTGATCGTCGGTTTTGCCAAGCATGGCTTCCATTTCTTCTCGCTGTTCATCCCCCACGGCACGCCCGTGGCGATGGTGGTGCCGCTCTTCTTCATCGAACTCGTTTCCTTCATGGTGCGCCCGTTCAGCCTTGGCCTGCGACTGTTCGTCGCGATGACCGCTGGACACGTGTTGCTGAAGGTGCTGGCGGGCTTCGTCATCAACAGCGCTAACGCGTCGCCCATGCTGGGCCTGACCGTCGGCACCGCCAGCTTCGTCCTGATGATCGGCATCAGCGCGCTGGAAATGCTGGTCGCGGTCATCCAGGCCTATGTGTTTGCGCTGCTGACCTCGGTCTATCTGAACGATGCCGAGAACCTGCACTAAGTTTTTCAAGTTTCGCCTGATTTCTTCAACATTTATCTGATCTTACAAGGGAGTTTACGACATGGACGCAGAAGCCGCAAAGCTGCTCGGTGCTGGCCTGGCCGCCATTGGTGCGGGCATCGCTGCCCTCGGTGTGGGCAACGTGTTCAGCGCGTTCCTCGAAGGCGCGCTGCGCAATCCTGGCGCTGCTGATGGCCAGCAGGGTCGTCTGTTCATCGGTTTCGCCGCGGCGGAACTTCTGGGTCTGCTGGCGTTCGTTATCGCCATGATCCTGGTGTTCGTGGCCTAACACACGAAATTCGGAGCGGGCAGGGTGGCTTCGTGCCATATCCTTGCCCGCTTCCCTTATTGACCGCCCTCTGACCGGACGGACCCGTAAAATGCCTCAAATCGCGCAAATTGCCGACACCTATTCCAGTCAGATTTTCTGGTTGCTGGTGACGTTCGGCTTCGTCTTCTTCGTCATCGGCCTTGGCATGGTGCCAAAGGTTCAGGGTACGGCGGACGCGCGCGACGCGAAGATCAGCGGTGATCTGGACGCCGCCAAGGCGGCCTTCGCCCGCGCCGACGAAGCGGAGGCGGATTATCGCAGCCGTGACGCCGGCAACCGCGCCGCCGCTCAGGCGACGCTGGCACAGGCCAAGAGCGAAGCCGCCAAGGCTTCCGAAGTCCGTCTCGCCGCCGCCGATGCGGTCGTCGCAGACCGGATCGCCGCCGCCGAAGCCCGTATCCAGGGCGCCAGCCAGGCGGCCATGGCAGAAATCGAAACCGTCGCCGCCGATGCGGCGCGCGACATGGTGGCGCGTATCTCCGGCGTGGACGCGTCGGACGAAGCCGCCCGCAACGCAGTAAAGGCGGCACTGGCCCATGGCTGAGGCAGCATCCCATAGCGCATCGGAGGTTCCGCACTTGAACCAGGCGATCCACAGCGAAGGCATGGAGCCGGTCGGCACCGTCGCCCATGAAGGCGTAGCGCCCCATACCGATCCCAAGGCGGTCGGCATGGACGCCACCGCCTGGGTCAGCCTGGCGATGGCGGTGTTCATCGTCATCCTGCTGGTCAAGAAAGTGCCTGCGTTGATCGGCGGCGCGCTGGACGGCCGGATTGCCCAGATCAAGGAACAGCTGGCCGAAGCCTCGCGCCTGCGCGCCGAAGCCGAAACGCTCAAGGGCGAATATGAAGCCAAGCTGGCCGCCGCGGCCGGTGAAGCCGACGCCATGCGCAAGGCCGCCGAGCATGAAGCCGAAGGGCTGATCGCCGACGCCAAGGTGAACGCCGAAGCGCTGGTCGCCCGTCGCGAAAAAATGGCCAAGGACAAGATCGGCGCCGCCGAACGCGCCGCGATCACCGCCATCCGCGCGAAAGCGGTCAACGCAGCCACCACCGCCGCCGCCGTCCTGATCGCGCAGGGCCACGACGCCACGGCCGACAAGGCGCTGGTGGACAGCGCCATCGGCAGGCTCGGCACGATCAACTGATCGGTTCGACCTGAACGGAAAAGGGCCGGTGCGCATCGTCGCACCGGCCCTTTTTCGTTTTCAAGCATTCTATCTTGCGCCCGAGAGGCGACATTTTGATCCGTTCGCTTCGAGCGAAGTCGAGAAGCCTAGAGCGTTGTGCTAGCGTTTCTCGACAGGCTCGAAACGAACGGATGTTGCTAAAGTCCGTCTAAGGTCATGAGACCGTGGCCAGTCGGCGCAATCGGAACCGCCTTATCTCTCATCCCGCCAGCGTAGCGTTGTCGATTACGAAGCGATATTTCACGTCGCTCTTCTGCATCCGCGCATAGGCGTCTTCGATATCCTGGATCGCGATCATTTCGATTTCCGCCGTGATGCCTTTCTCCGCACAGAAATCGAGCATTTCCTGCGTTTCGGCGATCCCGCCGATCAGCGACCCGGCAATCGCCCGCCGCTTGAAGATCAGCGCCGCGACATTGGGCGACGGATGCGCATGTTCCGGCACGCCGACCAGCGTCAGCGTCCCGTCCCGCTTCAACAGCGTGGTAAAGGCGTCCAGGTCGTGGCTCGCCGCCACGGTATTCAGGATGAAGTCGAAGCTGTTCGCATGCGCCGCCATCTCATCCGCGTTGCGCGATACGATCACCTCGTCCGCGCCCAATTCCAGCGCATCCTGCCGCTTGCCTTCGGACGTCGTAAAGGCGACGACATGCGCGCCCAGCGCATGGGCCAGCTTCACGCCCATATGGCCCAGCCCGCCGATGCCGACGATCCCGACCTTCATGCCCGGTCCGACATTCCAGTGGCGCAGCGGCGACCAGGTGGTGATGCCTGCGCAGAGCAGCGGCGCGACGGCGGCCAACTGTTCGGGCGCATGGCTGACCTTCAGGACGAAATCGTCCTTTACGACGATGATCTGCGAATAGCCGCCCAGCGTATGGCCCGGCGCATCGGCGGTAGGGCCATTATAGGTGCCGACGAAACCCTTCTCGCAATATTGCTCCAGCCCCTCATCGCAGGACGCGCAGGACTGGCAGCTGTCGACCATGCAGCCGACGCCGACCGTATCGCCGACCTTGACCTTGCCCACATGGTCGCCGACGGCGGTGACATGGCCGACGATTTCGTGGCCGGGGACGCAGGGGTATAATGTGCCATCCCATTCCGAACGGACCTGATGCAGGTCCGAATGGCACACGCCGCAATAGGCGATGGCGATCTGCACGTCATGGTCGCCGACGGCGCGGCGTTCGATGGCGATCGGCTCAAGCGGTTTGTCGGCGGCATGGGCGCCATAGGCTTTTACGCTCATGGATAATTCCTCGATGATAGGGATTTTCGCAAAAGGGTGGGGCAATCCGGGCGAAATGCCGCCTCTTTGTGCGGTGCGGCATAGATAGGAAGCCGTATGGCCCGATCAACCGGACCATTGCGAAAGCCGCCGACCACGCTATCTCTCCCCCATGTCCGGCCCCCAATCTCCCGACCGTTTCAACGAAGACAAAGCGTCCTTCACCGTCACCGGCAGCCAGCCGGATATCGACATGGGCGTGGAGGCGATCCGCACGACGCTTAAGACGCTGCCGATCCGCCCCGGCGTCTATCGCATGCACGATGCCCGCGGCGACGTGCTCTATGTGGGCAAGGCCCGGGCGCTGAAAAACCGCGTCGCCAACTATACCCAGGTCGATCGCCTCCCGCGCAGGCTCCAGCGCATGGTCGCCCAGACGCGCAGCATGACGATCGTCACCACCAACAGCGAAGCCGAAGCGCTGCTGCTGGAAGCGCAACTCATCAAGCGCTATCGCCCGCCCTATAACGTCCTGCTGCGCGACGACAAAAGTTTCCCCTTCATCCTGCTGCGCGACGATCACGCCTTCCCCCGCGTCCAGAAACATCGCGGCGCGCGCAAATATAAGGGGCGCTATTATGGCCCCTTCGCCAGCGCCGGATCGGTGACGCGCACGATCAACGCGCTTCAGAAACTGTTCCTGTTGCGCAGCTGCACCGACAGTTTCTTCGCCAATCGCTCGCGCCCCTGCCTGCTCTATCAAATCAAGCGCTGCTCTGCGCCCTGCGTCGATCGGATCGATCCGGCGGGCTATGCCGAATTGGTCAATGACGCGCAGGACTTCCTGGGCGGCAAATCCACCGCCGTGCAGAAGAAACTGGGCATGGCGATGCAATCGGCGTCCGATGCGATGGATTTCGAACAGGCGGCGGTGATCCGCGATCGCCTGAAGGCGCTGACCTTCATCCAGGGTAGCCAGGCGATCAACGCCGAAGGGCTGGGCGACGCCGACATCTTCGCGCTGGCGGAAAAGGGCGGATCGATGTGCATCCAGGCCTTCTTCATCCGCGGCGGCCAGAATTGGGGGCATCGCAGCTTCTTCCCGGTGCACACCGCCGATGTCGCGACCGAGGAGGTGCTGGAGAGCTTCATGGCGCAATTCTACGAAGAAGTGCCGCCGCCCAAGTTGATCCTCGCCGATCGCCAGCCCGCGGAATGCGAATTGATGATGCAAGCGCTCAGCGAGCGGGCGGGTTTTCGGGTGAAGATCGAAATTCCCCAGCGCGGCGACCGCACCCGCCTGATCAAACAGGCGCAGCGCAACGCGGTGGAGGCGCTCGACCGGCGCCTCGCGGAAACGACCAGCCAGGGCAAGATCCTGGACGAAATGGTCGAAACCTTCGGGCTGGACGGCGTGCCCGACCGGATCGAAATCTACGACAACAGCCATATTCAGGGCGCACACGCGCTGGGCGCGATGGTGGTGGCCGGGCCGGAGGGCTTCCGCAAGAACGCCTATCGCAAGTTCAACATGAAAAACCCGGAAACCAGCAACGACGATTTCGCGATGATGCGCGAGATGTTCGAACGCCGTTTCGGTCGCGCGCAAAAGGAAGACCCGGATCGCGACAGCGGCGAATGGCCCGACCTGGTGCTGATCGACGGCGGCAAGGGACAACTATCGGCCGCCCGCACCATGCTGGAGGAAATGGGTATCGAGGATGTCTGCATGATCGGCGTCGCCAAGGGGCCGCATCATGGTCGCGATGGGCGCGAAGTCTTCCATATGCTCGACGGTCGCGAAATCAATTTCCCGCTCAACCATCCCGTCCTCTTCTACCTCCAGCGCCTGCGGGACGAAGCCCACCGCTTCGCCATCGGCGCGCATCGGGCGAAGCGCAGCAAGGCAATCACGGTGTCGTCGCTGGACGAAGTCCCCGGCATCGGCCCGGCGCGCAAGAAGGCGCTGCTGATGCATTTCGGCACCGCCCGCGCGGTCCGCGACGCGGCGCTGGGCGACCTGATGCGCGCACCGGGCGTGTCGAAGGCGGTCGCGCAGCAGGTCTATGATTATTTTCATGGGTGAAACAGTTGGCGGAGGAGTTCGGATTGGAACTGTCGCGCCATATTGCGGGTCGCAAGAAGAAAGGCTGACACCGCTCGCTCGGCCCTACCAAGGCTATCGCAGCCCTCAAGTGACGGGTAGAGCGAGGCGATGCCCAGCCTCACTACATCCGCCATCGTCTGCGCCGTGCGCCATCATGGCGAACATGGCGCGATCGTGCGGCTGTTGACGCCGGACCATGGCCTGCTGTCGGGATATGTGCGCGGCGGGCGGTCGCGGACGCTGCGCCCGGTGCTGTTGCCCGGCAATGTCGTGAAAGCCGACTTCCGCGCTCGCACGGAAGATCAACTCGCCGGGCTGACGGTCGAACTGGCGCAGAGCCGCGCGCCGTTGCTCGCCGAACCGCTCCCCGCGGTTGCCATCGACTGGAGCTGCGCGCTGACCGCCGCGTCCTTACCCGAAGGCACGCCATACCCCGCTTTGCATCAGGCGCTGGACGGGTTGCTGGGCGCGATCGAAGCGGCACCCGCCGCGCGGGGCTGGGCGGTGGCGCTGGTCCGCTACGAACTGCTGCTGCTCGCCGAACTGGGCTTGGGTCTCGACCTCACCCGGTGCGCGGTGATGGGCGCGGCGGACGATCTCGCCTTCGTCAGCCCGCGCAGCGCCGCCGCCGTCAGCCGGGTGGGTGCGGTCGGCTATGAAGCTCGCCTCCTCCCGTTGCCCCCCTTCCTGATCAAAGGCGGCATGGGCGATTGGGCGCAGATATTGGATGGGTTGCGCCTTACCGGCTTCTTTCTCGAACGATCGGTGCTGGTCGATCGCCGGGCCGACATCCTGGCCGCGCGCGAAAGACTGGTCGACCGGCTGAAAAGGGCGGTTGCGTGAAACCTTCTGTCTCCATAAGGGCCAGCCACGCAATAACAGCTACGCACCAAAAGGAGTCTCGCCATGTTGATCGCCCTGTTCGCCGGAGACGGCATCGGTCCCGAAATCGTGGCGCAGGCCGTGCGTGTGCTCGATGCGCTGGCGATCCCCGGCCTGACCTATGAAGACGGTCTGGTCGGCGGTGCCGCCTATAAGGCGGTCGGCCATCCGCTGCCGCCTGAAACGCTGGAAATCGCCAAGCGCGCTGACGCCATCCTGTTCGGCGCCGTCGGCGATCCCGATTGCGACGCGCTGGAGCGCCACCTGCGCCCCGAACAGGCGATACTGGGCCTGCGCAAGGCGCTGGGCCTCTTCTCCAACCTGCGCCCGGCCAAGGTCTTCCCCGAACTGGCTGATGAATCCGCGCTGCGCCCCGAAGTCGCCGGCGCCATCGACCTGCTGATCGTCCGCGAAACCAATGGCGACGTCTATTTTGGCGAAAAAGGCTTCCGCACCACCGCCGATGGCCTGCGCGAAGGCTATGACGTCATGTCCTATAACGAAGCCGAAGTGCGCCGCATCGCCCATGCCGGTTTCCAGGCCGCCCGCGCCCGTCGCGGCAAGCTCTGTTCGGTGGACAAGGCCAATGTGCTGGAAACCAGCCAGTTGTGGCGCGACGTGGTGATCGAAATATCGGCCGACTATCCCGACGTGGCGCTCAGCCATATGTATGTGGATAATGCCGCGATGCAGCTGGTCCGCAACCCCGGCCAGTTCGATGTCATCGTCACCGGCAATCTGTTCGGCGATATCCTGTCGGATCAGGCGAGCATGTGCGTAGGCTCCATCGGCATGCTCGCGTCGGCCACCCTGAACGGCAGCGGACAGGGTCTGTACGAACCGATCCATGGCTCCGCTCCCGACATCACGGGCACCGGCAAGGCGAACCCGCTGGCGACCATCCTGTCCGCCGCGATGATGCTGCGCTATTCGCTGAACCTGCCCGATCAGGCCGACCGGATCGAAACCGCCGTGGCGAAGGCGTTGGCCGATGGCGCGCGTTCGCCCGATCTGGGCGGCGCCATGTCCACGGTGCAGATGGGCGATGCCGTGCTGGCGGCGCTATGAACCATTCGGTTCATCGCATAACCGACGGATTAATTTAAGTTTCGCGTCCCCATGCCGATTTAATCGAAAAATGGGGACGCGATAATGTCGACGGAATTGCAACAGGACCATGATGGCCTGCGACGCATCATGCGTGAATTTGCGCATATGATGCGGACCAAAGGGCCAGAAGCCATGCCGGACATCACCCGGATGCGCATCGCCTTTTCCCAGCTGTTTCGCGAACATATGGGCCGGGAAGACGGGATGATCGGCATCATGCGATCCGGCCCGGCGGCGGTACAGGGCGATCCGGTCGCCCGCGAACATAGCCGGGCCATGGTCGCGCTCTTTCTGCGCTACAGCGACCATATCAAAAGCTGGACCCCGGCACAGATCGAGGCGGACTGGCACGGCTATCGGGACGCGGTCCTGCAATTGCAGCAGGATTTGTTCAGCCGGATGGAGTGGGAAGAACGTTATCTCCATCCCCTGATAACCGAGCATCCGCGCCGGGCCGCCTGAAGCAACAGGCAAGACTGCAACGGGTCCAATTGCGCCGCATCGGTCCTGTCCTACTGCCTGCATGGCGGATAGGACGGCTGCCATGAACGACTTTTCCCTGACTAGCCTGCGGGCCGCTGCGCGCATGGTTCACGCCCAAATGCGGCCGACGCCGCAATATGCCTGGCCGTTGCTGGCCCAGCGGTCTGGCTGCGACCTGTGGGTCAAGCATGAAAACCACACACCCACCGGCGCCTTCAAGGTGCGCGGGGCCATCACCTACATCGATTGGCTCCGCCGCACCCACCCAGACGTGCGCGGCATCATCACCGCGACACGCGGCAATCACGGTCAGGCGCAGGTGCGCGCGGCCACTGCCGCCGGACTGAAGGCGACCATCGTCGTCCCCCACGGCAATGCGCTGGAAAAGAACGCCGCGATGCGCGCGTTCGGCGCGACCCTGATCGAACATGGTCATGATTTCGACAGTGCGAAGGCGGAAGCGATCCGCTTGTCGGCAAGCCAAGGCCTGTTCATGGTCCCGGCCTATCATGACGAACTGGTCCGCGGCGTTGCCAGCTACGGCCTGGAACTGTTCGACGCGGTGCCGGACCTCGACACCGTATATGTGCCAGTCGGCTGCGGATCGGGCCTGTGCGGCACGATCGCCGCGCGCGACGCGCTGGGCCTCAAGACCAAGGTCGTCGGCGTCGTGTCCGCTCATGTCGATGCCGCCAAGCGCAGCTTCGAGGCGGGCCGCCTGATCGCGTCGCCCACCGCCCATACTTTCGCCGATGGTGTGGCGGTCTGTACGCCCGTCCAGGCGGCGCTCGACTATTTCGC from Sphingobium sp. HWE2-09 includes:
- a CDS encoding AtpZ/AtpI family protein, with product MAAETPGQDPAGEDLRIASLEERIAKAEHVEKVRQGAKGQAADDGSRLGNRVLAELIGGLVGGALIGWVLDRLFGTTPWLLLVFLGLGIVAAFRNIIRLTTTKRPDQ
- a CDS encoding threonine dehydratase, which codes for MNDFSLTSLRAAARMVHAQMRPTPQYAWPLLAQRSGCDLWVKHENHTPTGAFKVRGAITYIDWLRRTHPDVRGIITATRGNHGQAQVRAATAAGLKATIVVPHGNALEKNAAMRAFGATLIEHGHDFDSAKAEAIRLSASQGLFMVPAYHDELVRGVASYGLELFDAVPDLDTVYVPVGCGSGLCGTIAARDALGLKTKVVGVVSAHVDAAKRSFEAGRLIASPTAHTFADGVAVCTPVQAALDYFAPRADRFVAVTDDEVAQAIRIYWQDTHNLAEGAGAVALAAVLQEKDRMRGKTVAVILSGGNGDMSQMAEILGGATPVVRQDMRKAI
- the uvrC gene encoding excinuclease ABC subunit UvrC, which encodes MSGPQSPDRFNEDKASFTVTGSQPDIDMGVEAIRTTLKTLPIRPGVYRMHDARGDVLYVGKARALKNRVANYTQVDRLPRRLQRMVAQTRSMTIVTTNSEAEALLLEAQLIKRYRPPYNVLLRDDKSFPFILLRDDHAFPRVQKHRGARKYKGRYYGPFASAGSVTRTINALQKLFLLRSCTDSFFANRSRPCLLYQIKRCSAPCVDRIDPAGYAELVNDAQDFLGGKSTAVQKKLGMAMQSASDAMDFEQAAVIRDRLKALTFIQGSQAINAEGLGDADIFALAEKGGSMCIQAFFIRGGQNWGHRSFFPVHTADVATEEVLESFMAQFYEEVPPPKLILADRQPAECELMMQALSERAGFRVKIEIPQRGDRTRLIKQAQRNAVEALDRRLAETTSQGKILDEMVETFGLDGVPDRIEIYDNSHIQGAHALGAMVVAGPEGFRKNAYRKFNMKNPETSNDDFAMMREMFERRFGRAQKEDPDRDSGEWPDLVLIDGGKGQLSAARTMLEEMGIEDVCMIGVAKGPHHGRDGREVFHMLDGREINFPLNHPVLFYLQRLRDEAHRFAIGAHRAKRSKAITVSSLDEVPGIGPARKKALLMHFGTARAVRDAALGDLMRAPGVSKAVAQQVYDYFHG
- a CDS encoding NAD(P)-dependent alcohol dehydrogenase, with the protein product MSVKAYGAHAADKPLEPIAIERRAVGDHDVQIAIAYCGVCHSDLHQVRSEWDGTLYPCVPGHEIVGHVTAVGDHVGKVKVGDTVGVGCMVDSCQSCASCDEGLEQYCEKGFVGTYNGPTADAPGHTLGGYSQIIVVKDDFVLKVSHAPEQLAAVAPLLCAGITTWSPLRHWNVGPGMKVGIVGIGGLGHMGVKLAHALGAHVVAFTTSEGKRQDALELGADEVIVSRNADEMAAHANSFDFILNTVAASHDLDAFTTLLKRDGTLTLVGVPEHAHPSPNVAALIFKRRAIAGSLIGGIAETQEMLDFCAEKGITAEIEMIAIQDIEDAYARMQKSDVKYRFVIDNATLAG
- a CDS encoding F0F1 ATP synthase subunit A — protein: MAESGKIDPMHQFAIEPLFGTDHLSIGGFNIAFTNSALYMVLAAVVLWIFVIGGMKRELVPGRWQMAVEYFTGFIKNLLISNVGEGGKKYIPYVFSLFMFILLANLLGLLPLGLVGLHPFTFTSHFTATGVLAIMSFSIVLIVGFAKHGFHFFSLFIPHGTPVAMVVPLFFIELVSFMVRPFSLGLRLFVAMTAGHVLLKVLAGFVINSANASPMLGLTVGTASFVLMIGISALEMLVAVIQAYVFALLTSVYLNDAENLH
- a CDS encoding F0F1 ATP synthase subunit C produces the protein MDAEAAKLLGAGLAAIGAGIAALGVGNVFSAFLEGALRNPGAADGQQGRLFIGFAAAELLGLLAFVIAMILVFVA
- the recO gene encoding DNA repair protein RecO, whose translation is MPSLTTSAIVCAVRHHGEHGAIVRLLTPDHGLLSGYVRGGRSRTLRPVLLPGNVVKADFRARTEDQLAGLTVELAQSRAPLLAEPLPAVAIDWSCALTAASLPEGTPYPALHQALDGLLGAIEAAPAARGWAVALVRYELLLLAELGLGLDLTRCAVMGAADDLAFVSPRSAAAVSRVGAVGYEARLLPLPPFLIKGGMGDWAQILDGLRLTGFFLERSVLVDRRADILAARERLVDRLKRAVA
- the leuB gene encoding 3-isopropylmalate dehydrogenase, encoding MLIALFAGDGIGPEIVAQAVRVLDALAIPGLTYEDGLVGGAAYKAVGHPLPPETLEIAKRADAILFGAVGDPDCDALERHLRPEQAILGLRKALGLFSNLRPAKVFPELADESALRPEVAGAIDLLIVRETNGDVYFGEKGFRTTADGLREGYDVMSYNEAEVRRIAHAGFQAARARRGKLCSVDKANVLETSQLWRDVVIEISADYPDVALSHMYVDNAAMQLVRNPGQFDVIVTGNLFGDILSDQASMCVGSIGMLASATLNGSGQGLYEPIHGSAPDITGTGKANPLATILSAAMMLRYSLNLPDQADRIETAVAKALADGARSPDLGGAMSTVQMGDAVLAAL
- a CDS encoding F0F1 ATP synthase subunit B family protein, translating into MPQIAQIADTYSSQIFWLLVTFGFVFFVIGLGMVPKVQGTADARDAKISGDLDAAKAAFARADEAEADYRSRDAGNRAAAQATLAQAKSEAAKASEVRLAAADAVVADRIAAAEARIQGASQAAMAEIETVAADAARDMVARISGVDASDEAARNAVKAALAHG
- a CDS encoding F0F1 ATP synthase subunit B family protein, with translation MAEAASHSASEVPHLNQAIHSEGMEPVGTVAHEGVAPHTDPKAVGMDATAWVSLAMAVFIVILLVKKVPALIGGALDGRIAQIKEQLAEASRLRAEAETLKGEYEAKLAAAAGEADAMRKAAEHEAEGLIADAKVNAEALVARREKMAKDKIGAAERAAITAIRAKAVNAATTAAAVLIAQGHDATADKALVDSAIGRLGTIN
- a CDS encoding YybH family protein — protein: MSKAQAAVARQIDRYVASINDGDVDAAKMIWADSGDITFINTTGIHKGWPAINGAVHAFFRDKFTKRDLRLVVAPAIQVFGNTAVAEFTWDFDGVMTSGKELHTRGGRESQVYIRSGKGDWRLVHAHYSLQPPPITP
- a CDS encoding metalloregulator ArsR/SmtB family transcription factor, producing MDQLFKALASEPRRRILRHLAEEPMTVGEIADNFEMAMPSISKHLAVLKAAGVVREQKRGQYVLYSLAVDQLTGQVYDFLSPFCEQARGIAEARPKRRGRD